One segment of Oxobacter pfennigii DNA contains the following:
- a CDS encoding Gfo/Idh/MocA family protein has translation MDKLKFATIGCGRIAKKHMEALANNFEEAELVCVSDIILRNAEEKSALYNDYLQSKGYKKASIKLYQNYKEMLKNEKIDVVTIATESGYHPEIAIECLNAGIHVVVEKPMALSTADAEKMIEASRKNNKKLCVCHQNRFNTSIAMLRSAVEKNRFGKLVNGTARILWNRNMEYYNQAPWRGTWKLDGGTLMNQCIHNIDLLQWMMGGEVDSVYAQCGTFIRDIEAEDFGAIIIRFKNGAIGIVEGTACVYPKNLEETLSIFGEKGTVCIGGIAVNKIETWRFADGLDNEAEILKRQEGDPDSVYGFGHTPLFKDMIDSIKSDKEPLISGESGKVAMEIILAAYKSQKTGMPVKFPIGDFSTIDMIR, from the coding sequence CCTGGCAAACAATTTTGAAGAAGCCGAATTGGTTTGCGTAAGCGATATCATATTAAGGAATGCCGAGGAAAAATCCGCATTATATAATGATTATCTCCAATCAAAAGGCTATAAGAAAGCCAGTATAAAGCTGTATCAGAACTATAAAGAGATGCTAAAAAATGAAAAAATAGATGTGGTAACAATAGCCACAGAAAGCGGTTATCACCCCGAAATAGCCATTGAGTGCTTAAATGCCGGCATACACGTAGTTGTTGAAAAGCCCATGGCTTTATCAACTGCCGATGCGGAAAAAATGATTGAAGCTTCCCGAAAAAATAATAAAAAACTTTGCGTCTGCCATCAAAACAGGTTTAATACGTCAATTGCAATGTTGAGAAGTGCTGTTGAAAAAAACAGATTTGGTAAATTGGTAAACGGTACTGCAAGAATATTATGGAACAGAAATATGGAATATTATAACCAGGCACCCTGGAGAGGTACCTGGAAATTAGACGGCGGAACTTTGATGAACCAGTGCATCCATAACATAGACTTGCTTCAATGGATGATGGGCGGAGAAGTGGATTCCGTTTATGCACAATGCGGAACCTTTATAAGGGATATAGAAGCCGAGGATTTCGGGGCAATAATCATTCGTTTTAAAAACGGAGCTATAGGTATTGTCGAAGGTACAGCCTGTGTATATCCTAAAAACCTTGAAGAAACTTTAAGCATATTTGGTGAAAAAGGGACTGTATGCATCGGAGGCATTGCCGTTAACAAAATTGAAACCTGGAGATTTGCCGATGGCTTGGATAACGAAGCTGAGATTTTGAAGAGGCAGGAAGGAGATCCGGATTCAGTTTATGGATTTGGCCATACTCCTCTCTTCAAAGATATGATTGACAGTATAAAAAGTGATAAAGAGCCCCTTATATCCGGAGAAAGCGGCAAGGTTGCTATGGAGATAATACTTGCGGCATATAAATCTCAAAAGACGGGTATGCCTGTAAAATTTCCCATAGGGGATTTCTCAACCATTGATATGATAAGGTAG